A region of the Candidatus Acetothermia bacterium genome:
CGGCGGGGCCAAGGGCGCCGTTCGCTCCAGGGACTCCCGGAACAGGGCCAGATGAACATCGCACAGGCGCTGGATCTCCGCCCGCGGGATCCCCTCGCGTACCAACTCCTCTTCGAGCTGGGCGATCTCCATCGGGGTCACGTTCCCGACAGCCTCCCGGAACGCGGCCTTGACGGCGTCCGGGCTCTCCCCGGCGTGGAGGCGCCGGAGGATCGCCTTCAACGCCTCCTTCCGTTTCGTGCCGATCAACTCGCTCATGCGAACCTCCTTCGCGCGCGGAGGGCAGGGCTGCCGATCTTCCTTGTCACGTCGGCCAAGGTGGTGGCCGCGAGGAAGTCCACAATTCGAGCCCGCAGCGGGTCCCACACCGGCTGTAGCGGGCACGCTGGATTCCCCGGGCAGGGGGCGACCTCGAACGGGCACTCCTGGAACACCCCTTCCCCGTCCAAGGCGCGGATCACGTCGGCGAGGGCGATTCCCCCAGCCGGTCGGGCGAGGTGGACGCCTCCGCCGCGGCCGCGGGAGGAGGCGAGAAGCCCGGCCCGCGCCAAGGGCGGAACGAGCTTGGCCAGGTAGGCCTGAGGGACACCTGCGGCCTCGGCAAGCTCGTGGACAGTGGCCGGGCCGCCGTCGCGGGCGGCAAGGGCGGTCAGGGCCAGGATCGCGTACTTGCTGGACTGCGAAAACCTCACCGTCATCTCCAGATAACCGGATCTCTTTATCTTGTTTATGGTACAAGGTCGCCCCTTACCTGTCAAGGAGCGAGGCTAGGCGACGAAACACATGACTGGGAACCGAGGTTTGACACTCAGAACTTGGAACCTCGAACTGGGAACTGAAGTTTACGGGCCCGTGCGGGCCTCCGTCGTGGCCGGCTCAACGGGCGCACCCGGCTCCCGAGCTCAGGCCAAGGGATCCCCTATCACCCACAGGGACCAGCTTACCGTTGCTCCCTTCCGGGCCTAGCGGGGTTCACCGGTATGCGTCGCAGGGGGCTCGACCGTCATCGCCCGGGGCATCCGGGCCCTTTTCCGTCTCCCCGCCCTCTCGGGAAGCCCATGGGTTCCACGTATAGCGGGTTTTGGATACAGGGGACCGCTAGCCCCCCACCTGCACGGGCCCGAAAGGCAGTTTAGAGGTTCTCGGTTGGTCGGTCAAGTTTCTTCCCCTCAAGGCGAGCGCCTGCGGGAACGGCGGTGTGTACGTACAAAGGGGCGAGGACTCAGGTGCGTTGGAGGTAGCGGATGAACCCAGAAAGAAGCCACGCCGGCTGCGCGGTCCGCGGTGGTCTGGAACGCGTCCTGTGGGATATAGCCGAGGCCATGTGCGAGGTACAGGAGGCTGCGAACCTCACCTACCGATCCGCGAGCCTGGGCGAGGAACTGGATACATTGCCGGTTTGATCCCCGCTCGAACCCCTCGGCGTGGCCAACCAAGAACTTCTGGACCGGGAACCGACCAACCGATGTTCTGGCGGAGGGGGTGGGATTTGAACCCACGGCACCCTTTAGGGGTGCACCGGTTCTCCAGACCGGTGGTTTAGACCGCTCGCCCACCCCTCCGTAACCGTGATTGTAGCGAGGCGGTCCCCCGCCGGTCAACCGGGCAGGGCACGGCCGATGGTGAGCCAAAGGGCGTACCCCACCAACCCCGCTCCCACCGGGGTCAATGCCCACCCGGCCGCGATCGCCAGGAGCTGGCGGAGGTTGACCGCGGCCACCCCCTTCACCAGGCCAATCCCGACCACCGCCCCCACCACCGCCTGGGACGCCGACACCGGAACCCCGATCACGGTGAACGCCTGGAGCACCGCTGCCTGAGAGGCCACGGCGAGGAGCGCCGGCCACGCGCCGAGGGCGACCAACTTCTCCCCCACCGTCTCCATCACCGGCCGGGCGTAGGTGAGCACCCCGAGGGCGATGCTCCCCCCACCGATCAGGGCCGCCGCGCCCACGGAGAGGAGCCCAGC
Encoded here:
- a CDS encoding Rrf2 family transcriptional regulator — protein: MRFSQSSKYAILALTALAARDGGPATVHELAEAAGVPQAYLAKLVPPLARAGLLASSRGRGGGVHLARPAGGIALADVIRALDGEGVFQECPFEVAPCPGNPACPLQPVWDPLRARIVDFLAATTLADVTRKIGSPALRARRRFA